One window from the genome of Plasmodium sp. gorilla clade G2 genome assembly, contig: PADLG01_00_54, whole genome shotgun sequence encodes:
- a CDS encoding erythrocyte membrane protein 1 (PfEMP1)-like, putative: MRKLIRKRYRKKLKKASNRYIPYGKYKGKTYIYVEGEETDDYLRDISSSDITSSSESEYEELDINDIYPYKSPKYKTLIEVVLKPSTNNNVQDNYTDDVKNNSDKPTDKFTEEEWNELKKDFISQYLQNIPKDLPNENIIDDKIYMDTQPNIVDSSMEEKPFITSIQDRFLDNIGQDITYNINWNIPKNIRTNTTDVPKYVTSNDKYSGIDLINDSLNSGNDIDIYDELLKRKENELYGTKYTKKTNSYIFAKPISGDPISNQIDLFHKWLERHRNMFNQWNNKEEILSKLNDEWNNENKEHIFDIPPSTHDDINKINDENYNIIYTNTHDGDDKISLEHLGSTNISPNDLPTQNNDSQRQNLRTNISMDILMDENNDITNEDDQFENMYNF, from the exons atgagaAAATTAATCAGAAAAAGatacagaaaaaaattaa AAAAAGCATCCAACCGCTATATCCCATATGGTAAATATAAAGgcaaaacatatatatatgttgaagGAGAAGAAACAGATGATTATCTTCGTGATATATCTTCCTCTGATATTACTTCATCTTCTGAAAGCGAGTATGAAGAACTGgatattaatgatatatatccatataaatcacctaaatataaaactttaATTGAAGTTGTACTAAAACCtagtacaaataataatgtacaAGATAATTATACAGATGATGTGAAAAATAATAGTGATAAACCCACCGATAAATTTACTGAGGAAGAATggaatgaattaaaaaaggaTTTTATATCccaatatttacaaaatataccAAAGGATTTACCTAATGAAAATATCATTGATGATAAGATCTATATGGATACACAACCTAACATTGTTGATAGTAGTATGGAAGAAAAACCTTTTATTACATCCATTCAAGATAGATTTCTTGATAATATTGGACAAGATAttacttataatattaattggaatataccaaaaaatattagaaCTAATACTACAGATGTTCCAAAATATGTTACATCAAACGACAAATATTCTGGAATTGATCTAATTAATGATTCTTTAAATAGTGGTAatgatattgatatatatgatgagtTACTCAAAcgaaaagaaaatgaattatatggaacaaaatatacgaaaaaaacaaattccTATATTTTTGCAAAACCAATAAGTGGTGATCCTATAAGTAATCAAATAGATCTATTTCATAAATGGTTAGAGAGACATAGAAATATGTTCAACCAATggaataataaagaagaaatctTAAGTAAATTGAATGACGAGTGGAATAACGAAAATAAAGAacatatatttgatataccACCATCAACTcatgatgatattaataaaattaatgatgaaaattataatataatttatacaaACACACATGATGGTGATGACAAAATATCTCTTGAACATCTTGGATCAACAAATATTTCACCCAATGATCTTCCAACGCAAAATAATGATTCTCAAAGACAAAATTTACGCACAAATATATCTATGGATATACTTATGGacgaaaataatgatataacaaATGAAGATGATCAGTTCGAAAATATGTACAATTTTTGA